The genomic interval TGGTCACCACCGCCTGGGTGCTGTCCCTGGATGCTGACTATTGCCTCAGCGACGACCTTGTCGCGGAACTGGCCACCCTCGATCCCCTGGGGGCGGTAGACTGCTACAGCATTCCGTTTCAGTACTGTGTGTTTGGCAAACCCCTGCGGGGCAGCATTTTGCCCCCCCGCGCCGCCCTGTTTCGCCGGGCTCAGGCCACCTACGTTGACGACGGCCACACACAGTTGCTGCAGTGCTGGGGCACCGTGGCCACCCTCAAGCATCCAATCCACCACGACGATCGCAAGTCCCTGAACCGCTGGCTCTGGGCTCAAGATCGCTATGCCCTGCTGGAAGTGCAGAAGCAGCTGGAGAAAGGCCCGACGGATTTGGGCTGGAGCGATCGCATCCGTCGCGTCCCCGGACTTTCCGCCCCGATCATTCTGGTCTACTGCCTGATTCTTAAAGGCGGCATTTTAGACGGTTGGGCCGGTTGCTACTACGCCTTTCAGCGGATTGTAGCAGAGCTAATTCTGTCGATTCGGCTGATCGAGGCCAGATCGCACCAGTGATCCCAACGGCGAGGGGTGTAGCGCAGAGGTTTCCCTGGCGCTACACCCCTTGCCATCGGTACCCGGTGGCCGTCAACAGGGTTGACAATCCCGCAGCGTTGCCTCTAACTGGGCAATGGTAGAGTGCGCCTGGAGCAGTTCCTGGCTGAGCAGATGGGTCTGCAGAATGCGCTGCACCCGCTGGCGCAGCACGGCCCAGTGGATGGGTTTGGTCACATAGTCCACTGCGCCGACGGCAAAGGCCCGCTCCACAGAGGGGGTATCGGCCAGGGCGGTGATCATCAGAATAGGCGGACAGCGATCGCCGAAGGTAGCCCCCAGGGTGGTGCAGCAGGTAAAGCCGTCCATTTCCGGCATCATGGCATCCATCAAAATCAGATCGGGCAGATGCTGCTGGCAAAACCCCAGGCAGGCTTCGCCGTTGCTGGCGGTTTCAACCCGGTAGCCTTCGGTCGTCATGGCGTGGGTGAGCAGACGCCGCAGGTTGCGTTCGTCATCGACGATCAAAATCGAGGGTGGGACATAGCTGGGGTCAGACATGGGAATGGGTCGTAGTAGCAGACTGTAGCGCGGCCATCACTTCGGCAAAGGTGTGCTCGATGGTGACTAGTAGGGCCTGCTGGTCCGCCAATGACATCTGGTGATGGTAGGATTCCAGGTCTTGGCAGAGGGTGCTCAGCCGCAGGGCACCCAGATTCAAGCTCATCGATCGCAGCGCGTGGGCCTGGTGGCGAATTTGTTCAGAGGTTTGCTCAGCAATGGCCTGGTGTAGCTGTTGCAGACAGTGGGTGGCATCTTCCTGGTAATTTTGGACCAGCTCGGCCAGCAGGAGATCGGCTTCGGCCCCGGCCATATCATAAATGCTGGTGAGCATCGAGGGGTCGAGGAGGGGCTGGGCCGGGGGGGCCGCCTTCCCGGCGGAGTCATGGACCGCTGGCAGTAGGCCGGGGCCCAGGCGCTCGGAGTGGTAATTGCGCCCGTAGCGGATCAGGCAATCGCTCAGGGAGGACAGCACCACCGGCTTACTGAGAAAGTCGTTCATGCCAATCTGCAGCGATCGCTGATGATTCTCCTGGTTAGAGTGGGCGGTCATGGCCACAATCCAGGGCTGCTCGGGGGTGACCGAGGGCAGTTTGCGAATCAGTTCGGTCGTTTCGTACCCGTCCAGCCCCGGCATTTGCACATCCATGAACACCAGGTCGTAGGAGGTTTGCTGCACCATGTCAATGGCAGCTATGCCGTTGGCGGCGCAGTCAGGGGTGTACCCCAGCCGCTCCAGCATTTTGCTGGCCACTTTTTGATTCACCGTCAGGTCGTCCACGACCAAAATTTTGAGCGGCAGTTGGGCCGCCAGGGCCAACGGGGAAACGCCAGGCTGCGGGGGAGGGCTGCCGTCGGAGGGGTGGGCCGAGGCCGGCAGCAGGGGGGACGGAAGGGTGAACGAGAAGGTGGTGCCTACCCCCGGCTGGGTGGTAAAGCCGATTCTGCCTCCCATCGCCTCCACCAGCTTTTTGCAGATCGCCAGCCCCAGGCCCGTCCCGCCATAGCGCCTGGCCACCGACGCGTCGAGTTGGCTGAAGGCATCGAACAGGTCGCCGCAGTTTTCCTCCGGAATGCCAATGCCTGTGTCTGTGACGGAGAAATGCAGCTGGATGGTGTTGTCCAGGGGAATGGCGGAGGGTTGCCCATGCACCTCTACGGTGACCTGGCCCCGATGGGTAAATTTAACGCCGTTGCTGACCAAATTTAGAAGCACCTGCCGCAGCCGGGTGACGTCGCCCACCATCTGTTGAGGAACGTCGGGGTGAATGTGCGATCGCACGGTCAGTCCCTTCTCCTCGGCCAGGGGCTTCATCAGACTGGTGACCTCCTGCACGCAGCGGTGCAGATCAAAAACCCGCCGCTCTAGCTCCAGTTTGTTGGCCTCAATTTTTGAAAAGTCAAGAATGTCGTTGATTAGCGACAGCAGCATAGCGCCACTGTTGTGAATCGTATCGACAAAGTCCTGCTGCTCATCGTCCAGGTCGGTGAGCAGCAGCAGATCGGTCAGGCCAATAATGGCGTTGAGCGGGGTGCGAATTTCGTGGCTCATGGTGGCCAAAAATCTGGACTTGGCCCGGTTCGCCGCCTCAGCGGTCTGACTGGCCGCCTCAAGCTGCTGCTGGATTTGCTTGCGCTGGGTAATGTCGCGGTACTGCCACAGGTGCCCCTGGTAGTCGCCATCGATAAAAATAGGAATGTAGTCCCGCTCCAGCACGCGCCCATCCACCAGGTCGATCTCCTGCCCAATGCGCGGCTGTTGCCGCTGTAGCGTCACCTCAATATCGGCAACGACGGCCACGGGGTCGCAGAACAGCGAGGCCGCCTGCCGGAGCAGGGCGTCGCAGTCTGGCCCCTTCAGCAGGTCGGCGGCCATCGGCAGCTGAAAAATCTGGCAAAAGGTCTGATTGGCCAGCAACACGCGGCGATTTTCGTCCTCGACCAAAACGCCCGCCTCCAGGTTTTGAATCAGGGTTGTCAGGCGCGTGGTCACGGTGCGAAGCTGAAATTCGGCCCGCTTTTGCTCGGTGATATCGCGCACCAGCCCCAGACACCCCCTCACCGCTCCCGAGGGGTCAGTGAGGGGGCTGTAGCGAGCTTCAAAATACCCCTTCTGCCCGGTTCCTGGCACCGTAAAGGCTCGATTTTGAGCCACGACGGACTGGCCGGCCATGGCCAAAGACATCAGTTTGTCTTCTCCGGTGTCTTTGAGAAAGGGAAAGACTTCCCAGGCCACCCGCCCAATCACCTCTTTTTTGGACAGCCCGGAAATCTTTTCCATCGGTCCATTCCAGACCTGGTAGCGGTAGTTGGTGTCTAGAACAATGATGCCGTCCCCAGCGCTTTCGACCAGCCGGTCTGAAAATTGACGCAGCTGCATCTGGTGAATGGAGTGGAACAGATGCTGGGAAAGCTGTCGCAAAAAGGCCACCTCCAGCGGATTCCAGCGGCGCGGCCGACTCTGCTGAGCCATCAAAAGCCCCCACACCTGCAGGTCTTGGGGCTGGCTGGGCCAGGGGGAACCCTGCTGCCAATCCAGGCGTTGGTAAATGGGGACCAAAAGGCTGGCCTCAATACCCATAGATCCCAGGATTCGGCGCTCACAGGTCGAGAGGTTGGCCGTGGCAACCTTGTGGATCACCCGTGGCTGCAGGGAAGCCGCCTCCCCCAGCCATTGGTGCAAACAGGGGGACAGGTCGATGGATTGGTCCGGGAGAGATGGTAGGAGCGTATTTTCGGCGATCGCGATCGCCTGGGCCTCCTGCCTGGAGTTGAGCCGATAGATCACCACCCGATCGATGTCCAGCAGCCGCTGCACATCCGCAACTGTGTTTTGCAAAATGTCCTCCAGGTTGTCGGCCTGGTACAACCGCAGGGCTGTGATAGAGACCAAATCCAGGAAGTTGGATGTTCCCGACAGACTAGGCAAGCTCATACTGCACCTCTTCCCCAAACAGACATTGCTCAAAGGTCGCCACCGTGGCGGCGGCGAAGGTGCGGTTGTGGCGCAGACAGTCGACCAGCAGCCGCTGCATCCGGTAGTAGACGGCCAGCGATGGGGCGGAGGCTGTATCCAGTCCATTGACATCCCACTGGCGATCGGCGGCAATGGCATGCTGAAGCGCCGTGAACCAGGCCGCCCCGGCCTGAGCACACCAGGCGGCCAACTCGGCCTCGTCCCCCAGCGCATCGAGTAGTTGGGCCTGCAGTTGCTCCAGGGTGGTGGTCAGGCGATCTGCCAGGGCAAAGCGCGGCTTGAGGTCCAGGCCAAAAGCCAGATCAAAGCCGGTTTGCAGGGAGGGGTTGCGCAGCCACTGCTGACTCCGCTGTAGCAGATGAATCAGAGCCTGATCCAGGGCCAGACAGGGGGGGAGGTCAACCGCTAAACGGCTATCGAGGGCGGTCGCCAGGTCTAGCCCCTGGTCCAGCCGCAGCCCCAGGTAAAATCCCCTCAGGGCTACCGGGCTATAGGCCGCCGTTGACTGGTCAGCCTGGCGTTGGGCCCAGCGCAGCAGAGGCTGCAACTCGGGGTGATGGATCACGTAGCGCTGGCTGGCCTGCCACAGGGCCTGCCAGAGAGTCTCGGCCTGGGGCACCATCTCTACCGTCAGGCCAATCACTTCGTGCCAGCGGGCATCGGGCAGGTGGTCGGCCAGATCAGCCCAATCCTCGGGGCGGCGGATGGCCAGCGCGGCTAGGGCCCAGTGGCGGGCGGTGAGGTATTCCTGAAAACTGAGGTGGGCAAAGGCGTAGCTGCCCATTTCTCGTTCGCTGAGGATGCCGTAGTGCTCTATTAAAACCTGTACCAGGGTCTGGCTGTCGGCCCAGAGCTGCTCCGGGCTGTCGGACTGGTAGCCCCGGCGCACCAGGCTTTTGGCAATCAGGCCCAGTAGCTCGGCGGCCTCTAGTACCACCCGTCCCTGGGCAAAGCTACAGGCGGCGATTTCGCCCAGCAGGGCGCTGAGGTCGACACTGGAAACCTGGCGCAGGGGCTGGTGACGGTAAATACCGCGCTGCTGATCCCACTGGCCGAGCAACAGGTCGAGCGCCCGCTGGTACAGCTTGCTGCGCTGGCTGGGGAAGCCGCCGGAACTGTGAAAAACCAGGCAAATCAGATGCAGCAGGATGGGGGTCAACGCCATTTCCCGCAGGCGATCGTTTTCTGGATGGTTGAGGGCCTGCAAACAGTTCTGGGCCTGGGTTTCCCCCTGCTCCAGGCCGTTGGCGGTAAACCATTTGTGCACAAATGTGTTAATTTGCTGCGCTCCAAACTCCGCCAGTTCCAGGGTGACCAGTCCGTTGAGCTGGGGCATGGGGCCACCGCTACGACCTGAAATCAGCACTCGCAGCCCGGGGTAGGTGTCGAGCAGGGTCTGGACCTGCTGGGTGACAATGCGATGCTGCTCGGTGGGGAGTTCATCCCAGCCGTCCAGCAGCAGCCAGAGGTGCCCCTGCGGCCAAAGCTGGTCAATCTGGGGTTGGCTCAGCCCGGCCGCCAGCCAGCGCTGGCTGAGGTATGCCTGGAGATTAAGCTCGGCCGGAGGGACCAGGGCCAGTTGCCGCAGGCGCAGAAAGACCGGCAGGCAGGTCTGCCCGTTGCCCTGCAGACGGTTGGCCCCAATCTCCAGGGCCAGGTGCTGGAGTAGCGTGGTTTTTCCTGCCCCCGGTCGGCCCAAAACCAGCAGCCGCGAGTGGGGCTGTACGGCCGCGGTGGCCGGAGCTTTAGCCGCAGGTTGCGGGTGGCCCAGCCGCTGGTAAGGGCGCAGGTAGGCGTCGGTGTAGAGCTGGGCCAGGGTGATCGGCTGGTGCAGGTCGAGGGGCAGCTCTAGCAGCTGACACTGGGCCTGGGTCAGGGTCAGCAGGTGCGATCGCGCCGCCGAGAGGTCCTGTCCACTCTCCTGACCAGCCACGGGGGCATCGCCGTCGGGGGCCGCAGCCGTGGCGGTCGGGACCGTCGCCACCGGTTCGGATTCATTGGGCTCAAATGCCGCGCGATCGACAATGGTTTCCCAATCCAGGTCGAGGGTGAAACAGATATCGATAAAGATGTGGCGTTCCACCGGACGCCCTGAAAAAAACTTCCAGATGGACTGGCGGGTTTGCAATCCCACCTCAGCCGCCAGGTATTCCTGAGTCCATCCCCGGCGGTCGAAGGCTCGCTTAGCTTGGATGATGCCGGATTGGGAAGCTTGAAGCGATCGTTTTGCCATAACTCTATCCAGATCTTTTCAGCTCTCTAGGGCTGTTTTCTAGCTAAAACAATCTTCTAGTCGCAACGGTTCAAACCGGAAAGAAAGCTGGGGGAGAAGAAAGTTACGTGATTCCACCAGCCTGGAAACAAAATCAATTTTTTGAAGAAAATTCTGGCCCTTAATACCTAGGTGGAATCACGGAAAAACTAACCCCAAACGCCTGGAATTGTTGACTTATGTTGCGCTACCAGGGCCTTGATTTCTGCCGTCAAATCTGATTTTTTGATTCTTTCAACAGGTACATCCATTTATCAAAGTCGGGCGATCAAAATCGGGGCGAATCGTCTCAGTTTTGAAGCAGAATGGGAACTATTTAATTCTCTAGACTAGGTTCAGAATGGCAACCCCTCCGCCTCTACAATTGGCAAGATGTCTTGCCAACCAGGGCTCGAAACGGGAGTATGCCCGTGAAGTACGCCTGCCCACAACGGTAGCCAACCGGCCAGCGGTGGTGACACCGGCCGCTAAGGGGGTGGCGTCTATTGACCTACTGCAACTCAACAGCCCATGGGCCGATCGCCGCCGCCCTCCAGCGGAGGCATCGGCGGTCAACAGCAGTTGTCGTTCGACTTGGGCCGCCTAGGAGCTAAGGGTTAAGCTAAAGATTTAGACTGAATGGTGCTGAGGGCCTGAGCGTGGATAAATAAAATAGGCTGGGTCCCAGCTAGACGGGGGCCCATTAGTGCAGAGCGGTAACGTCAGATCGTTGATCCAGGTATGGCCAATCTAGCCCCATGCCTCAAAGTTTCAATCTATGGTGTCGTTGCTCTGCAGGTTAGTCAAAGGTAAAGGGGATGGCCGCGATCAGCAATAGCATCTGCACGCTAGGGAGTTGGGGCATGGCGCTGGCCCTGGCGTTGACCAATGGAGCCTGGCTAATCCAATCGATCCTGCGGGCTCGTCGCCGCTCGGCCACCTCGATGCCGGCCGACCCCGCGGTCACCGAACGCGCCCTGCAGGTCAGCGAGGCGCGCTACCGGGCGATCGTAGAAGACCAGACAGAGCTGATTTTCCGCTCTGCGGTCGATACCACCCTGCTGTTTGTGAATGGGGCCTTTTGCCGCTACTTCGGCCTCGATCGCGACGAGATTTTGGGCCAGAGCTACAACCCGGTGATCTACGAGCCCGATCGCGCCTGGGTAGCCCAGCGGCTCAGGCTGCTGGGCCCAGACAATCCCACCGTTACGGTGGAGAACCGAGTGGTGGTCAGGGGCGAGATTCGCTGGACCCAGTGGGTCAGCCGACTGCTGCTCGACAAGCAGGGCCACTGGAGCGAGGTGCAGTCGGTGGGGCGTGACATCACCGATTTGAAGCGGGCCGAGGAGGCGCTGAGGCAGAGCGAGAAGCGTTTGCTCGATGCCCAGCGCATTGCCCGCGTGGGGAGCTGGGCTTTTGAGATCGCCACTCAGGAGCTGTCCTGGTCGGAGGCGCTATTTCACATTTTTGGGCTCGACCCGACCCAGCCGCCGCCGACCTTCAGTGCCTACCTGCGGCTGATTCACCCGGACGATCGCAGGCGCCTGCAGCGGACGGCCCAGAGAGCGATCAGCACCGGCAACGCCTGCGAAATTGAGCATCGGATAGTTCAGCCGGGGGGGGCGGTACGCCACGTGCTGGGGCGGGCAGAAGTCCAGCGCGATGAGCGGGGTCGGGTGGTGCGGCTGATGGGTACCGCCCTCGACATCACCGATCGCAAGCGCATGGAAGCGGCGCTCCAGGAGAGTGAAGCCCGCTTTCACACCCTGATGGCCAACCTGCCGGGAATGATCTACCGCTACTGCCCCGGCAATCCGGAGACGGCGGGGCAGTTTACCTACGCCAGTGCCGGAGCCTATGACCTGCTGGAACTGACCCCAGCCCAGGTGCAGGCCGACGCCAGTGCCCTCTGGCGGCTGATCCACCCCGACGATCTGGTCGACCTGCAGGCGTCGGTGGGGAGCGCTGTTGAGGCCGGCACCGACTGGCACTGGGAAGGGCGGTTGACCACCCCCTCCGGCACGCTCAAGTGGATTCAGGGCCACTCGCGCCCTCAGCAGACCGACAGCGGCACGGTGTGGGACGGCCTGCTGATCGACATTAGCGATCGCAAGTTTGCAGAGCTAACCCTGCGTCAGTCGGAAGCCCGCTACCTGTCTATTCTGGAAGACCAGACCGAACTGATCACCCGCTTCCAGCCCGACGGCACCCTGGTCTTTGTCAACGATGCCTTCTGCCGCTACTACGATCTGCCCCGGGAGCAGCTGCTGGGGCAGAGCTACAAACCCCGCATCTACCCCGACGATCAGCCCCTGATCGATCGCTGCCTCGCCGCCCTGACCCCCGAAAACCCGATTGGGCAGGTGGAGCACCGCGTCTTTGCCAAGGGGATGGTGCGGTGGACCCAGTGGACCAATCAAATTATCTACAACGCCCAGGGCGAGTTTGTGGAGCTGCAGTCGGTGGGCCGAGACATCCACGACCGCAAACAGGCCGAGCTGGCCCTGCAGCAGAGCGAGCGGCGCTACGCCACCCTCACCAACGGTTCCCCGGTCGGCATTTTTCGCTTCAATCCGGCGGGGGAGTGCCTGTACGTCAATCCGCGCTGGTGCGAGATGACCGGCTACAGGGCGGCGGAGGGGTTTGGCCTGGGGTGGATGCGGACGATCCACCCCGACGATCGCGATCGCCTGTGGGCGGACTGGCAGGCCGTCCTCAACCAAAAGGCCAGTTTTCGGGGGGAAGGTCGCCATCTCACTCGCGCCGGGGAGGTGCGGTGGTTTGACTGCCAGGTGGTGCCCGAACTGGATGAGGGCGGCGACCTGCTCGGCTACATCGGCACAGTGTCGGACATTACCGATCGCAAACGGGCTGAGCTGGCTCTGCAACAGAGCGAAACCCGGTTTCAAAAACTAGCGTCCGCCTCCCCAGCGGTTATTTACACCGTGGTAGAAGGACCTAGGGGCGTTGTGCACTTTGACTACCTGAGCCCAGCCGCCGAGCAAATTCATGAAATTCCCCTGGACACCCTGCTCCAGCAGGGGCATCTCGTGTCGGATCAAATCCACCCCGATGACCGAGAGCCCTATGCCCAGACCTACCAGGCCTGCAGGCAGGCTATGGTTCCGTTCAGGTTCGAGTGGCGCATCGTCACCCCCTCGGGTCAGATCAAGTGGCTGAGGGCCAGCTCAGGGCCAGAAGCGCGGGCCGATGGCACGGTGGCCTGGCATGGCATTGTCCTGGATATCAGCGATCGCAAGCAGGCCGAAGCCCAGCTTCAGCAGGTGCAGGCGGCCCTGCTGGAGGCCCAGCGGATTGCCCACATCAGCAACTGGTCCTTCGATCTGGAGAGTCAGACTATCAGCTGGTCTCCCGAACTCTTTCGCATGTTTGGGCTGAAGCCCGACCAGGGAGAACCGAGCTACGGTGACTACCTGACCATGGTTCACCCCGACGATCGGGTCGTTTTGCAGCAGTCGATCGCCCGGGCGATTGAGGCCGGAACCCCCTACACCATCGACTATCGGGCGCTGCTGCCCGATGGCTCAATGCGATACCACGAGGGCCGGGGCGAAGTGGCCCGCAACGCCGAGGGAAAGGTGACGGGGCTGTTTGGCACCGCCCTGGATATTACCGAGCGCAAGCAGATTGAGCTGGCCCTGCAGGCCAGCGAGACCCGATTTCGCGCCATCTTTGAACAGGCGGCGGTGGGCATCAACCAGGCTGATGGTTCGGGCCGCTATGTGGAGGTCAACCAGTACTTCTGTGACCTGCTGGGCTACACCAAGGATGAACTGCTTGGCCTAAACTATGCTGACCTCTCCCATCCAGACGAGTTAGCCGAGCAGCAGCCTCTGTTTCGCAACCTGTTTCACCAAGACTCAGCAATCTTAGAACTAGAGAAGCGCTATCGCCACAAGCATGGTGAGTGGATCTGGACCAGCGTCACCCTCTCTGTGATCAGAGATGCCGACGGGCAGCCGATCGCAGACCTGGCGATTGTGATCGATATCCGCGATCGCAAGCGGGCTGAACAGGCCCTGGTACAGGCCAATCAGCGCATGGAAGCCATCCTGGCCGCCTTCCCAGACCTGATCTTTTACATCACGGCCGATGGCCGAGTTTACGACTTTCAGGTCAGAGACAACCGGGACCTCTACAGCGCCCCGGAGACCTTTCTCAACCAGACTATTCAGAGCATTCTGCCCCCGGATACTGGGGAGCGGCTCTACCAGGCGGTGCAAAAAACCCTGGCCGAACGCACCCTGGTCGCCATTGAATACGGTTTACCCCTACCCACTGGAGAAGCCTTCTTTGACGCCCGCATTATGCCCCTGGACGAAACCAGCGTGATTGCCGTCGTGCGCAACATCAGCGATCGCAAACAGGCCGAATTTGAGCTGCAGCGGCTGAACGAAGACCTGGAGCGGCGAGTTGAGCGGCGCACCCAGCAGCTGAGCCAGAGCGAGGAACGCCTGCGCCTGGCGCTGGCGGCCTCCCAGCAGGGCCTCTACGATCTCAACATCCAAACCGGAGAGGCGATCACCAGCCCCGAATATGCGCTCATGCTTGGGTACGACCCCGCCACCTTCAGCGAAACGCTTCAGCAGTGGCTGGAGCGGCTGCACCCCGACGACCAGGCCACGGTTGCCGCCACCTATGGGGCCTACATCGCCGGAGACATAAGCGAATACCAGGTGGAGTTTCGCCAGCGCACCCGCAGCGGCGACTGGAAATGGATTCTCTCCACGGGCAAAATTGTCGCCTGGGATGAAGCCGGGCAGCCGCTCCGCATGCTGGGCATTCACACCGATCTGACCAACCTCAAACAGGCCGAAACCGCGCTGCATCAGCTCAACGCCGAACTGGAGCAGCGCATCGAGGCGCGCACCTACGACCTCCAGCAGGCGGTAGAGGCTGCCGATGCGGCAAACCAGGCCAAGAGCCTGTTTTTGGCCAACATGAGCCACGAGCTGCGCACCCCGCTCAATGTCATTCTGGGCTTTACCCAGCTGATGCGCCACAACCGCGACCTCGACCCAGAGCAGCAGGACTACATCCGCATTATTCACCGCAGCGGCGATCACCTGCTGCACCTGATCAACGACATTCTGGACCTGTCCAAGATCGAGGCCAACCGAATTAGCCTGGAGGTAGACAGCATCGACCTGCTGGAACTGCTGGAAGACTTGTGCAGCATGTTTCAGGAGCGAGCCGACGAAAAAGCTCTGGCCTTCAGGCTCAAGCTTGCCCCTGACCTGCCTCAGCACATTCTCATCGACCCCAGCAAGCTGCGCCAGGTGTTGATCAACCTGCTCAGCAACGCCATCAAGTTCACCCAATCTGGCGAAGTGATCCTGGAGGCCACCCTAGTACACCAGGACTTAGCGCTGGAGCCAACCCTCGCCTTTGCGGTCCAAGATACGGGCATGGGCATCGCCCCCGACGAGCAGGCCAGTATTTTTGACGCCTTTACCCAGGCCAAGGCCGGGCGCATGTCCCTGGAGGGAACGGGGCTGGGCCTGGCCATCAGCCACAAAATTGTCAGCCTGATGGGCGGGCACCTCACCGTCTGCAGCAGGCTGGGCCAGGGCAGTCGCTTTCAGTTTGCTATTCCGCTGCGCCTGGCCCAGGTTAGCGATGTCCTGCCCAGTGCCAACTCCGGTGTGGTGATCGGGCTGGCGCCGGGGCAGCCCACCTACCGCATTCTGGTGGTAGACGACCAGCCCGACAACCGCCAACTGCTGGTTAAGCTGCTCTCTCAGATTGGGTTGTCGGTGCAGGCGGTTGGTAGCGGGGCGGAGGCGATCGCCCGCTGGCAGCGCTGGCAGCCCCACCTGATCTGGATGGACATGCGGATGCCCGGTATGGACGGCTATGAGACCACCCGGCGGATTCGGGCGGCGGTAGCCCAGCAGCCGGACCTGGGTACCGCCGCCCCCATTATCCTTGCCTTCACGGCCCAAGCCGCTAGCGACGCCCAGCGCCGGGCCCTGGAGGCCGGCTGCGACGATTTCCTCAGCAAGCCAATTCAGCTCGACTTGGTGTTGACGAAAATGGCCCAATACCTGGATCTTCGCTACCGCTACGATGTCCCTCCCCCCGTGGCAGCGGCCAGTCCAGCAGCCAGCCTGAACAGCCAGACGCTTCAGGTCATGCCCCCCGATTGGATCGCGGAGCTTCACCGGGCGGCCATTTACTGCGATAGTACCGATGTCGCCCGGCTGATTGAGCAAATTCCCGCCGATTTCTCTCCCCTGATCGATGGGCTCAACCGGCTTTTGCACGACTACAGGTTTGAGGTGATCATGGACCTGACCCAGCCCCAAACGTCCCCTGACTAACTCCTTTTGGCAGAACAGATGAGAATTTTACTGGTCGACGACGATGAACTGCTGGCCCAAACCCTGGCGGATTTTTTGATCTCGCAGCACTACGCTGTCGATTGGGTCACCGATGGCGAAATGGGCTGGGACTATGCTCAGGCGGCCACCTACGACCTGATCGTACTCGATGTCAATTTGCCTCAGGTTGACGGCGTGCGCCTTTGCCAGCAGCTGCGCCAGAGCCAGTACGGCGGCCCTATTTTGCTGCTGACGGCGAAGGGAGACAGCGCTGACAAAGTGATGGGTCTCGATGCCGGGGCCGATGACTACCTGGTTAAACCCTGCACCCTGGACGAGCTGTCGGCCCGCATTCGCGCCTTGCTGCGCCGTCCCACGGCGATCGCCAATCCGCTGCTGCAGTGGGGCGATCTCTGCCTCAACCCCGGCACCTGTGAGGTCAGCTACCGGGGGCAGCCGCTGGCCCTGTCGCCCAAGGAATACAGTCTGCTGGAGCTGTTTCTGCGGCATCCCCAGCAGGTGTTTAGCAGCAGCGTTATTCTCGAACACCTGTGGAGCTTTTCGGAGATCCCGGGGGAAGAAACGGTCAGAACCCACATCAAGCGGCTGCGGCGCAAACTAAAGGCGGTGGGGGCCGAGCAGGCGATCGACACAGTTTACGGCATGGGCTATCGCCTTCAGACGTTGCCAGATTCCCCGACCGCCCCTGACCCTGTACCCGTGGGAGACCAGGCTCGCCAGGCGGTTGTCTCCCTCTGGGAGACGCTGCGGGCTCCCATTCTCAAACGCCTGAGCAGTCTGGAGCAGGCGGTGGCGGCGCTGCAAACCGGCCCGCTAACTGACCCCCTCCGCCAAACCGCCGCGGTAGATGCTCACAAACTGTCCGGGTCCCTGGGCATGTTTGGGTTTGCTGAGGGCTCGCGCCTCAGCCAGGAGATAGAGCGCTGGCTGGCCACCCCCGAAGAGGATGAGGACGGTGACCAGCTGCGATCGCGGGTGGAGGCCCTGCGCCAGGAACTGGAGCGATCGCCCACCGCCCCGGTCACCCCTGTGTCCCAGCCGGTTGTCCTCCCTCTCACCCCACCCCCAGGGCCACGGCTGGGGGA from Leptolyngbya sp. KIOST-1 carries:
- a CDS encoding glycosyltransferase family 2 protein, which gives rise to MLTLSPPHPTPAMLAAITPVILTYNEAANIERTLQQLTWADRIVVVDSFSTDETLDILARYPQVEVHQRAFDTHATQWNYGLSLVTTAWVLSLDADYCLSDDLVAELATLDPLGAVDCYSIPFQYCVFGKPLRGSILPPRAALFRRAQATYVDDGHTQLLQCWGTVATLKHPIHHDDRKSLNRWLWAQDRYALLEVQKQLEKGPTDLGWSDRIRRVPGLSAPIILVYCLILKGGILDGWAGCYYAFQRIVAELILSIRLIEARSHQ
- a CDS encoding response regulator; translation: MSDPSYVPPSILIVDDERNLRRLLTHAMTTEGYRVETASNGEACLGFCQQHLPDLILMDAMMPEMDGFTCCTTLGATFGDRCPPILMITALADTPSVERAFAVGAVDYVTKPIHWAVLRQRVQRILQTHLLSQELLQAHSTIAQLEATLRDCQPC
- a CDS encoding ATP-binding protein, with the translated sequence MSLPSLSGTSNFLDLVSITALRLYQADNLEDILQNTVADVQRLLDIDRVVIYRLNSRQEAQAIAIAENTLLPSLPDQSIDLSPCLHQWLGEAASLQPRVIHKVATANLSTCERRILGSMGIEASLLVPIYQRLDWQQGSPWPSQPQDLQVWGLLMAQQSRPRRWNPLEVAFLRQLSQHLFHSIHQMQLRQFSDRLVESAGDGIIVLDTNYRYQVWNGPMEKISGLSKKEVIGRVAWEVFPFLKDTGEDKLMSLAMAGQSVVAQNRAFTVPGTGQKGYFEARYSPLTDPSGAVRGCLGLVRDITEQKRAEFQLRTVTTRLTTLIQNLEAGVLVEDENRRVLLANQTFCQIFQLPMAADLLKGPDCDALLRQAASLFCDPVAVVADIEVTLQRQQPRIGQEIDLVDGRVLERDYIPIFIDGDYQGHLWQYRDITQRKQIQQQLEAASQTAEAANRAKSRFLATMSHEIRTPLNAIIGLTDLLLLTDLDDEQQDFVDTIHNSGAMLLSLINDILDFSKIEANKLELERRVFDLHRCVQEVTSLMKPLAEEKGLTVRSHIHPDVPQQMVGDVTRLRQVLLNLVSNGVKFTHRGQVTVEVHGQPSAIPLDNTIQLHFSVTDTGIGIPEENCGDLFDAFSQLDASVARRYGGTGLGLAICKKLVEAMGGRIGFTTQPGVGTTFSFTLPSPLLPASAHPSDGSPPPQPGVSPLALAAQLPLKILVVDDLTVNQKVASKMLERLGYTPDCAANGIAAIDMVQQTSYDLVFMDVQMPGLDGYETTELIRKLPSVTPEQPWIVAMTAHSNQENHQRSLQIGMNDFLSKPVVLSSLSDCLIRYGRNYHSERLGPGLLPAVHDSAGKAAPPAQPLLDPSMLTSIYDMAGAEADLLLAELVQNYQEDATHCLQQLHQAIAEQTSEQIRHQAHALRSMSLNLGALRLSTLCQDLESYHHQMSLADQQALLVTIEHTFAEVMAALQSATTTHSHV
- a CDS encoding NACHT domain-containing protein; the protein is MAKRSLQASQSGIIQAKRAFDRRGWTQEYLAAEVGLQTRQSIWKFFSGRPVERHIFIDICFTLDLDWETIVDRAAFEPNESEPVATVPTATAAAPDGDAPVAGQESGQDLSAARSHLLTLTQAQCQLLELPLDLHQPITLAQLYTDAYLRPYQRLGHPQPAAKAPATAAVQPHSRLLVLGRPGAGKTTLLQHLALEIGANRLQGNGQTCLPVFLRLRQLALVPPAELNLQAYLSQRWLAAGLSQPQIDQLWPQGHLWLLLDGWDELPTEQHRIVTQQVQTLLDTYPGLRVLISGRSGGPMPQLNGLVTLELAEFGAQQINTFVHKWFTANGLEQGETQAQNCLQALNHPENDRLREMALTPILLHLICLVFHSSGGFPSQRSKLYQRALDLLLGQWDQQRGIYRHQPLRQVSSVDLSALLGEIAACSFAQGRVVLEAAELLGLIAKSLVRRGYQSDSPEQLWADSQTLVQVLIEHYGILSEREMGSYAFAHLSFQEYLTARHWALAALAIRRPEDWADLADHLPDARWHEVIGLTVEMVPQAETLWQALWQASQRYVIHHPELQPLLRWAQRQADQSTAAYSPVALRGFYLGLRLDQGLDLATALDSRLAVDLPPCLALDQALIHLLQRSQQWLRNPSLQTGFDLAFGLDLKPRFALADRLTTTLEQLQAQLLDALGDEAELAAWCAQAGAAWFTALQHAIAADRQWDVNGLDTASAPSLAVYYRMQRLLVDCLRHNRTFAAATVATFEQCLFGEEVQYELA